A region from the Candidatus Electrothrix scaldis genome encodes:
- a CDS encoding class I SAM-dependent methyltransferase, which produces MNRQGIWDFWAKFYDRLWLQGGSLQPTRALVCQKIAEYAKQTGGEEEERKFHILDMGCGTGQLYGDLVQTLGKERLQYLGIDPSGAMLERALDKFPQAAFFQSDVMEVLPDKDLFDLIVCSHSFPYYSDGEAALKRLATLLKPGGQLLLTQACTDSLYDAIILKLTGFTTSKAIYRSSQEMKELGSTLFRELQTARISEKVMVPSLWLFQWVKG; this is translated from the coding sequence ATGAACCGACAAGGTATTTGGGATTTTTGGGCAAAATTTTACGATCGCCTCTGGCTGCAAGGGGGTTCACTTCAGCCCACACGAGCCTTGGTCTGTCAAAAAATTGCTGAATATGCGAAGCAGACCGGGGGAGAGGAAGAAGAAAGAAAATTCCATATCCTCGACATGGGTTGCGGCACCGGGCAGTTATATGGTGATCTGGTCCAAACCTTGGGTAAAGAACGCCTTCAATACCTTGGGATTGACCCCTCTGGTGCCATGCTGGAAAGGGCCTTGGATAAATTCCCTCAAGCAGCTTTTTTCCAAAGTGATGTTATGGAGGTTCTGCCAGATAAGGACTTATTTGACCTGATTGTCTGTAGCCATTCTTTCCCCTATTATTCAGACGGAGAAGCAGCCCTGAAAAGGCTGGCTACTCTGTTGAAACCGGGAGGCCAATTGCTGTTGACCCAGGCCTGCACAGATAGTCTGTACGATGCCATTATCCTCAAGCTGACTGGTTTTACGACCTCCAAGGCGATCTATCGCTCCTCCCAGGAGATGAAAGAGCTGGGTAGTACGTTGTTTAGAGAGTTACAGACCGCTCGAATTTCAGAGAAAGTCATGGTGCCCTCGCTCTGGCTTTTTCAGTGGGTAAAAGGATAG
- a CDS encoding B12-binding domain-containing radical SAM protein: MELEYLARAVVDQGYEYQIWDGEVDGPLRRTCKQYQPDLVAITGYYPARDQMLVAARTIRSLQPKAIIVIGGVHAELNQEDFQQPEIDLIVHSGGFFTFAAILAQDRRQWSDIAGTSWQDNQGQWQMNPKASFDPHQLPQPDRSYFHTHKHRFSWLYHGPVALVKTGFGCPYSCSFCYCRLLNNGTYQAREVEEVVHEIQTINCSLIWLIDDTFLLDQQRIHAFAAALQKQGIEKRFIIYARADFICNHPETLPLLKKTGVIEVIVGLEAIDNQGLDDFNKQVNADQNRECVHLLRQQGIGCVGLFIMDQQARAADFHQLDQWINRTGLSTYTISVFSPFPGTEEYPALASQLLTKDCRKWDLLHLVLPPVHLSRLGFMGRIWWLHAKLLWRNRRLRRHLLTSLFTFWKNI, translated from the coding sequence TTGGAGCTGGAATATCTGGCCAGGGCAGTGGTTGATCAGGGCTATGAGTATCAAATCTGGGATGGTGAGGTTGATGGCCCGTTGCGCCGAACCTGCAAGCAATATCAACCTGATTTGGTTGCCATTACCGGCTATTATCCGGCCCGTGATCAGATGCTGGTCGCTGCCCGAACCATCCGCTCCCTCCAGCCAAAGGCAATAATCGTTATTGGTGGGGTCCATGCAGAGTTAAACCAGGAGGATTTTCAGCAGCCAGAAATAGACCTGATCGTCCACTCTGGTGGTTTTTTCACCTTTGCGGCAATTCTTGCCCAGGATCGGAGACAATGGTCAGATATTGCCGGTACCAGTTGGCAGGATAACCAGGGACAATGGCAGATGAACCCCAAGGCAAGCTTTGATCCCCACCAACTCCCTCAACCGGACCGCAGTTATTTTCATACCCATAAGCATCGCTTTTCCTGGCTCTATCACGGCCCTGTTGCCCTGGTCAAAACCGGTTTTGGCTGCCCCTATAGCTGTTCCTTTTGCTATTGCCGTCTCCTCAATAACGGAACCTATCAGGCACGGGAGGTTGAAGAGGTTGTTCACGAAATCCAAACAATTAATTGCTCGCTTATCTGGCTGATTGATGATACCTTCCTTCTCGACCAGCAGCGGATTCATGCCTTTGCTGCGGCCCTGCAAAAACAGGGGATCGAGAAAAGATTCATCATCTATGCCCGGGCTGATTTCATCTGTAACCACCCCGAGACCCTGCCCCTCCTAAAAAAAACAGGGGTTATTGAAGTAATTGTTGGCTTAGAAGCTATTGACAATCAAGGGCTTGATGATTTTAATAAGCAGGTCAATGCAGACCAGAACAGGGAATGCGTCCATTTGCTCCGTCAGCAGGGGATTGGTTGCGTCGGCTTATTCATCATGGACCAACAGGCACGGGCTGCTGATTTTCATCAGCTGGATCAATGGATTAACAGGACAGGGCTGAGCACCTATACGATCTCGGTTTTTTCCCCTTTTCCTGGCACAGAAGAGTATCCGGCTTTGGCGAGTCAACTCCTTACCAAAGATTGCCGGAAATGGGATCTGCTCCATCTGGTCCTGCCCCCAGTTCATCTCAGCCGTCTGGGATTTATGGGCAGGATCTGGTGGCTGCATGCAAAACTGCTTTGGCGTAACCGCAGACTGCGTCGGCACCTACTGACCAGCTTATTCACATTTTGGAAAAACATATGA
- a CDS encoding type II toxin-antitoxin system Phd/YefM family antitoxin — protein MREITANKFRAALKSCADQSIADHEPMRVTRKRGKDFVIIGAEDWEQIQETLYVLQNTRLMQQIKKSVISHRAGKGYSPTQEELDEINTI, from the coding sequence ATGCGTGAAATTACAGCGAATAAATTTCGGGCTGCACTGAAAAGCTGCGCAGACCAAAGCATTGCCGACCATGAACCGATGCGGGTAACCCGCAAGCGCGGCAAAGATTTTGTCATCATCGGGGCGGAGGATTGGGAACAGATTCAGGAAACCCTGTACGTTCTCCAAAATACCCGGCTCATGCAGCAGATCAAAAAATCCGTCATATCGCATCGTGCAGGCAAAGGCTACTCCCCGACGCAGGAAGAGCTTGATGAGATCAATACTATTTGA
- a CDS encoding Txe/YoeB family addiction module toxin — protein sequence MRSILFEGNTWAEYEKLRSKDRRVHKNLCRILQEMQRNDPAQGTGKPEPLKYNLSGLWSRRISHKDRLVYTFDEQSISIFAIGGHYDSI from the coding sequence ATGAGATCAATACTATTTGAAGGCAACACCTGGGCGGAATACGAAAAACTGCGCAGTAAGGACAGGAGAGTGCATAAAAATCTCTGTCGTATTCTTCAGGAAATGCAGCGCAACGACCCTGCGCAGGGAACCGGAAAACCGGAGCCTCTGAAATACAATCTTTCCGGCCTGTGGTCGCGAAGGATCTCCCATAAAGACCGCCTGGTCTATACCTTTGATGAGCAGAGCATCTCCATCTTTGCCATTGGCGGGCATTATGACTCAATCTAA
- a CDS encoding DUF1566 domain-containing protein yields MKLSALTFLTLFLSLSIAHARIIITPAQTTLKKIGCTDSTVESYIADMVSNGYVTAEETTEGTSLYKLYFPANPNHSLLKGQLFISEEGGSNIAQSNVATLSSNAGFFPVYAENTPAGTYFIKAGFLLASDTQKGCVLYSDNFTVSQLPTINNLYTSPTSAQAGTEFLFYAPLSGALPSGYSVQIEWYDGEWKFREQMIKNSSTQYYYYRTINKAGSRLFRVAIFKGDTQVSDWKYQSFTVTEIPVNHAPSVAKYSADTSATVGGTVTVKVTATDPDNNLATVQINWGDAGSTASLCTQYSGDIYRCTHTYQNIGTYIWAVTAYDHGDPTLTSNVVSGSIAVQENVPSTGTLYTDPSSAQAGTVFRFFAPLSSSLPGGYSLQIEWYDGDWKFREQMLQYSSTRYYFDRSITKAGTRQFRVAVFNGTTQVSSWKSATFTVTEIPINHAPSVSKYSADTSAEVGETVTVQVTATDQDGNLGTVQINWGDSGSAAEQCSKYSGEIYNCTHSYQNAGTYTWTVTAYDNGNPALQSNTVTGNISIENQLDILSFLNTDPLVSRMNLNANLTAGLSRSDAVVLIDRMRILENSSFDKEMSEYISPFADVPDDAEYLSSLMHLAYYHSNSFNLTPIDKYNELFNPLHHMTREEFLKVALTSFDIPKQSYNLSSTFSDSTEMSDWATKYFETAVYYGIILGNNGKLLARDKISVQEGLQVLERIKQKFDSNYPFSSSSFQAPGDFDIENMFRKSIGVEYEPSSYKPEATPIEITGYQVMFPDAGNNYIILTARSEIDLTNGASDYYRWETNAGYFKQHPDSPNFKTVYFYPTSTEPLSDYSIYLTGWDNLSYVSHHNVIIEKDLFTYNEDRKAVSSSEVDSSPFSFTLEEGALTATKSASINFTEMDVKKTNIDLSVDHVVVEMNDGINKYILYSNTPNTKRATFIVPDISSLYGQNVVLEVTVYTQNVKYQKTVTVQYRPIFKIYGEVINTGLGSDAEYVYFKCEKIYLDEDNIFSIEIDNRTEIQDEILSVYSGSEENNFKESYIDLTYANPEIALLLIGETDRSDIDNDGIPDQYDAFPYDPTETTDTDSDGIGDNADTDDDNDGMPDEYEIAQGFNPYNALDANDDFDGDGFTNLEEYQAGTNPLDKDDYPTTLQKDGSWLLFLPAILSASQQPFSETVLYNDLMWQKADAGVFLDWWKAGEYCEDLELDGYTDWRMPTFDELNGLVVCSNGAPTPPPKFSFLGCRDAVGDYTTPTMDSVFEGTYFTSPYIGYGIYWTSTENGTQTDYAWIISFNYGQNAAVEKIEDSLYTVRCVRDL; encoded by the coding sequence ATGAAACTATCAGCGCTTACTTTTCTGACATTATTTCTCTCACTATCTATCGCTCACGCCAGGATAATTATAACTCCAGCCCAAACAACCCTAAAAAAAATCGGGTGTACCGATAGCACGGTAGAAAGCTATATCGCAGATATGGTTTCCAACGGCTACGTAACAGCAGAGGAAACAACCGAAGGCACGTCGCTTTATAAGCTTTACTTCCCCGCTAACCCAAATCATTCTCTCTTAAAAGGACAATTATTCATATCTGAAGAAGGCGGAAGCAATATTGCTCAGAGCAATGTTGCCACTCTCAGTAGCAACGCAGGCTTTTTTCCTGTCTACGCGGAAAATACCCCGGCTGGTACCTATTTTATAAAAGCTGGTTTTCTTCTGGCAAGTGACACGCAAAAAGGTTGCGTGTTGTATAGTGACAATTTCACGGTATCTCAGCTTCCAACCATTAATAACCTATACACCTCTCCAACCTCTGCTCAAGCCGGAACCGAATTTTTATTTTATGCGCCTCTCAGCGGAGCACTGCCAAGTGGCTATTCCGTTCAAATAGAATGGTACGATGGGGAATGGAAATTCCGTGAGCAGATGATAAAAAATAGCTCAACGCAATATTATTACTACAGAACTATCAATAAAGCTGGAAGTAGATTATTTAGAGTTGCCATATTTAAAGGAGATACCCAAGTATCAGATTGGAAATACCAATCGTTCACTGTAACAGAAATACCTGTAAACCATGCCCCGTCTGTTGCAAAATACAGTGCAGATACGAGTGCGACAGTGGGCGGAACAGTTACAGTTAAAGTAACCGCCACAGATCCTGATAATAATCTCGCAACAGTGCAGATTAATTGGGGCGATGCAGGCAGCACCGCAAGTCTATGCACACAGTATAGCGGTGATATTTATCGTTGTACCCATACCTACCAGAATATCGGCACCTACATATGGGCTGTTACGGCCTATGATCATGGAGATCCCACTCTCACGAGTAACGTTGTCAGTGGTAGTATCGCTGTCCAGGAGAATGTTCCGTCAACAGGTACATTGTATACAGACCCCTCTTCAGCTCAGGCCGGAACAGTCTTCCGTTTTTTTGCTCCCTTAAGCAGCAGTCTTCCCGGTGGATATAGCCTCCAAATAGAATGGTACGATGGTGATTGGAAATTCAGAGAACAGATGCTCCAATACAGTTCCACCAGATACTATTTTGACAGGAGCATCACCAAAGCTGGTACCAGACAATTTCGTGTTGCGGTCTTTAATGGAACCACACAAGTTTCTTCCTGGAAATCAGCTACATTTACTGTTACGGAGATTCCCATAAACCATGCCCCGTCTGTCTCAAAATATAGTGCAGACACGAGTGCTGAGGTTGGAGAAACAGTTACTGTCCAGGTGACAGCAACAGATCAGGACGGCAACCTTGGTACAGTACAGATCAATTGGGGTGATTCCGGCAGCGCAGCAGAACAATGCAGCAAATACAGCGGTGAGATTTACAACTGTACCCATAGCTACCAAAATGCAGGCACCTATACGTGGACTGTAACAGCCTACGACAATGGTAATCCAGCACTTCAGAGTAATACCGTGACAGGTAACATCAGTATTGAAAACCAGCTGGATATTCTATCCTTTCTGAACACGGACCCTTTGGTTAGCAGGATGAATCTCAATGCAAATCTAACAGCCGGTCTCTCTCGGTCAGATGCTGTCGTCCTGATAGATAGAATGCGCATTTTAGAAAACAGTAGTTTTGATAAGGAGATGAGTGAATATATTAGTCCCTTTGCTGATGTTCCTGATGATGCAGAGTATCTCTCTTCACTCATGCACCTTGCATATTATCATAGCAATAGCTTTAATCTCACTCCTATCGATAAATACAACGAATTATTCAACCCGTTGCACCATATGACCCGAGAAGAATTTCTAAAGGTCGCTCTAACGTCTTTTGATATTCCCAAGCAGTCCTATAATCTCAGCAGTACATTCAGCGACAGTACCGAAATGTCAGACTGGGCAACAAAATATTTTGAGACAGCAGTATATTACGGAATTATTCTCGGCAATAATGGCAAGTTGCTGGCACGAGACAAAATCAGCGTCCAAGAAGGACTTCAGGTGCTGGAGCGAATCAAACAAAAATTCGATTCTAATTACCCCTTTAGTTCGAGCAGTTTTCAAGCACCTGGAGATTTTGATATTGAAAATATGTTCCGAAAAAGTATCGGGGTAGAATATGAGCCTTCATCCTATAAACCTGAAGCCACACCTATTGAAATAACAGGCTATCAAGTAATGTTCCCGGATGCTGGCAATAACTATATAATTCTTACAGCTAGATCTGAAATCGATCTGACCAATGGGGCATCAGATTATTATCGTTGGGAAACAAATGCTGGCTACTTTAAACAGCATCCAGATAGCCCAAATTTCAAGACGGTTTATTTTTATCCTACAAGTACAGAACCTTTATCTGACTACAGCATCTATCTTACGGGCTGGGATAATCTGAGTTATGTAAGTCATCACAATGTGATAATAGAAAAAGATCTCTTTACCTATAATGAAGATCGAAAAGCTGTTTCCTCTAGTGAAGTTGATTCTTCACCTTTTTCGTTTACTCTTGAAGAAGGGGCATTAACAGCTACCAAATCTGCGTCAATCAACTTTACAGAAATGGATGTCAAAAAAACTAATATTGATCTTAGCGTTGACCACGTTGTCGTTGAGATGAATGACGGCATTAACAAATATATTCTGTATAGCAATACGCCGAATACCAAACGTGCTACTTTTATTGTTCCTGATATCTCATCTCTCTACGGGCAAAACGTTGTTCTTGAGGTAACAGTATATACTCAGAATGTTAAATATCAAAAAACTGTTACCGTGCAATATCGTCCTATCTTTAAAATATATGGTGAGGTAATTAATACAGGGCTGGGTTCTGATGCTGAATATGTCTATTTTAAATGTGAAAAGATATATTTAGACGAAGACAATATATTTTCTATAGAAATTGATAACCGGACAGAGATACAGGATGAAATTTTATCTGTTTACAGTGGCAGCGAAGAAAATAATTTTAAAGAAAGCTATATTGACCTCACATATGCAAATCCGGAAATAGCTCTACTTCTCATTGGAGAAACAGATCGGTCCGACATAGACAATGATGGGATTCCAGACCAATATGATGCGTTCCCCTATGATCCGACGGAAACAACAGATACAGATTCAGACGGCATAGGTGATAATGCGGACACTGACGACGATAATGACGGTATGCCGGACGAGTACGAAATCGCACAAGGATTTAATCCGTACAATGCCTTGGATGCTAATGATGATTTTGACGGAGACGGGTTTACTAACCTGGAAGAATACCAAGCCGGAACAAATCCGCTAGACAAAGATGACTACCCAACAACCTTACAAAAAGACGGCTCATGGCTATTGTTCCTCCCTGCAATTTTATCCGCATCGCAGCAGCCGTTTTCAGAAACAGTACTGTATAATGACCTCATGTGGCAAAAGGCGGATGCTGGCGTCTTCCTCGACTGGTGGAAAGCAGGAGAGTATTGTGAGGATTTGGAGCTCGACGGTTACACCGACTGGAGGATGCCGACCTTTGATGAGTTGAACGGTTTGGTTGTTTGCAGTAACGGAGCCCCTACTCCGCCCCCTAAGTTCAGTTTCCTTGGTTGCCGAGATGCTGTTGGAGATTATACTACTCCGACTATGGATTCGGTCTTTGAGGGTACCTATTTTACATCTCCCTACATAGGGTACGGAATTTATTGGACGAGTACAGAGAACGGCACGCAAACCGACTATGCCTGGATTATTAGCTTTAATTACGGCCAGAATGCGGCGGTCGAGAAGATTGAGGATTCATTATACACCGTTCGATGCGTTCGGGATCTTTAA
- a CDS encoding MBL fold metallo-hydrolase, translating to MKLHTIDLLFQDTPGLISSYLLEGAGSLALIEPGPASTTDQLVEAIDKLGYSPSDVKDVMVSHIHLDHAGAVGWWARQGARIHVHYVGAPHLIDPSKLIASATRIYQDKMEALWGEILPVPESQVCPLYDDDRIRTADTEITVIDAPGHARHHVIYKWGTKAFTGDACGVRLSGKSYINLPAPPPEFNPVDWHSLLTRLRSENLEALYLTHFGEVTEVASHLDALDALIDQACSFFQELMQESNSKEDITEKYLAWVQEQGQAMGLKKEEVQEYEIINPSAMSVVGIMRYLSQR from the coding sequence GTGAAGCTACATACCATTGATTTATTATTCCAGGACACACCAGGGTTAATATCATCGTATCTGCTCGAAGGCGCAGGCTCGTTAGCGCTCATTGAACCTGGTCCTGCATCTACTACAGACCAGCTTGTGGAGGCAATAGATAAACTGGGATACAGTCCATCTGATGTCAAGGATGTCATGGTTTCGCATATTCATTTAGACCATGCCGGGGCTGTAGGATGGTGGGCCAGGCAGGGTGCTCGAATACATGTTCACTATGTGGGAGCGCCGCATTTAATCGACCCTTCAAAACTCATCGCCAGCGCAACACGAATTTATCAGGACAAAATGGAAGCATTATGGGGAGAAATCCTGCCTGTGCCTGAGTCTCAGGTATGCCCTCTGTACGATGATGATCGTATTAGAACAGCAGATACTGAAATTACAGTTATTGATGCACCTGGGCATGCCCGACATCATGTCATTTATAAATGGGGAACAAAGGCCTTTACAGGTGATGCCTGTGGTGTCAGGTTATCAGGGAAATCATACATAAACCTTCCAGCCCCTCCTCCGGAATTTAACCCGGTGGATTGGCATAGCCTGCTCACACGATTGCGATCAGAGAATTTGGAAGCACTCTATTTAACCCATTTTGGAGAGGTCACAGAGGTAGCATCACATCTGGATGCCCTTGATGCCTTAATTGATCAGGCATGTTCCTTTTTCCAGGAGCTTATGCAAGAGAGTAACAGCAAGGAAGATATCACGGAAAAATATCTGGCTTGGGTCCAGGAGCAAGGACAGGCAATGGGACTGAAGAAGGAAGAAGTGCAGGAATATGAAATCATCAATCCTTCTGCAATGAGTGTGGTCGGTATCATGCGGTATCTGAGTCAGAGGTAG
- a CDS encoding GNAT family N-acetyltransferase has product MPAGAEFSFFTTAQDLPASWDRACGDNPFLRRTTLMILEQVNPTGQGYYLLQSSAENTPSIFMTYQHRLDIFTYGKGSLRIPVTILGIPCSVSWPGLQIAEQDIGTFQEAVEKIPGALLILNGKEPSLPGSSCYTQGLTLPNCELDINGLDFPSYLGEMRSHYRYKLKASMKRFQEVECRVLADNQEFDSRLYNLYEQVYERSDFKLEKLPLSFFQQFPAKITVFSTGDTLLAFSQTMFSDLGGKKEQIFLFGGLEYSLNPQFHTYINMLLHVVRSGMEDGAHRVNLGQTAEDIKTRLGCSLQRRYLYARHANPLIHFLVRRGIGLLSYSAPLTQRHVFR; this is encoded by the coding sequence ATGCCTGCTGGCGCTGAATTTTCCTTTTTTACCACGGCCCAGGACCTGCCTGCGAGCTGGGACCGGGCCTGCGGAGATAACCCCTTTCTCCGCCGCACCACGCTGATGATCCTGGAGCAGGTCAACCCCACAGGCCAGGGCTATTATCTTCTCCAAAGCAGCGCGGAAAACACCCCCTCAATCTTCATGACCTACCAGCATCGGTTGGACATTTTCACCTATGGCAAGGGGAGCCTGCGAATTCCAGTCACCATCTTGGGGATTCCCTGTTCGGTTTCCTGGCCGGGTTTGCAGATTGCAGAGCAGGATATAGGGACATTTCAGGAGGCCGTGGAAAAAATTCCTGGCGCCCTGCTCATCCTCAACGGCAAGGAACCGTCCCTGCCCGGCTCATCATGTTATACCCAGGGCCTAACCCTGCCCAATTGCGAGCTGGATATCAACGGGCTGGATTTCCCCTCTTATCTGGGCGAAATGCGCAGCCATTACCGTTACAAGCTCAAGGCCTCCATGAAACGCTTTCAGGAGGTAGAGTGCAGAGTGCTTGCGGATAATCAGGAATTCGACAGCAGGCTCTATAACCTGTATGAACAGGTCTATGAGCGCTCAGACTTTAAGCTGGAAAAACTGCCTCTTTCTTTTTTTCAACAATTCCCAGCGAAGATCACAGTGTTTTCCACAGGCGACACCCTGCTTGCCTTTAGCCAGACCATGTTTAGTGATCTGGGGGGCAAGAAAGAACAAATTTTTCTCTTTGGCGGTCTGGAATACAGTCTCAATCCGCAATTTCACACCTATATAAATATGCTCTTGCATGTGGTAAGAAGCGGTATGGAGGATGGCGCGCACCGGGTTAATCTGGGCCAGACAGCTGAGGATATCAAGACCCGACTGGGCTGTTCCCTCCAGCGCCGTTATCTCTATGCCCGGCATGCCAACCCGCTGATTCATTTCCTGGTCCGTCGAGGCATCGGCCTGCTCAGCTACTCAGCACCGCTTACGCAACGGCATGTTTTCCGCTAA
- a CDS encoding S-layer homology domain-containing protein: MKKNKRHIFLAFQSISLILLLFTNSFGKEYLIQPSIGEYAVLSGNQKQKTINGEVFFNPAQTEQSRILASNRVLLQMTLKDSAFETELTQNEINAIEVEINDVNELINSLDFEGQFNSFLYGVVTVDAKAYFDLTWSLVSGALRERYGDKLVEGSWKKFFMDSAEQGCRAAVDIAFEYCNKKYGFNTSLFAKIIPSAIGDFFGYFTASYNGILSTAKLINAIKGIIELPAVQRAQYKNSLSFDFIYDYVTYYHGDIHKMKNEIISKIDSDSNIKIETFWSVWYYYMLNRATLRGSQIFETDIAPAPGVTPNPIRLQVVAEAARLSLDYIEKYGNGGIFRVKAKQDIVTTGTGAVLKRYLTKPVVDLDRKLYFMPINPVVKTGPSMNIGWGRLMGDYYDISDLNILIYYKPSYFLLDYITEYNKNLYYKKIDETDEKVYIREIKGLTIHAKISNSSEVLENRELSIKNFYLPGFLEDIDENYWAKDYIFSLYQKDIINGYKDGTFKPKEKISNGEIIKMATRAILYEKYKNTINKYKDINGISFSKYVNFLEKDLSINTSLLDGTNIFSLLKNSETLESAAEALKRKATRGYVAKIARNLVSYRDLKPEKLVSCGIKDTKGWDECSTPLRDECIVHGDNNKDYNPEDPITRDEVSKIIYRAMKYSLENTQWCDEDSVSTAQ, translated from the coding sequence ATGAAAAAAAACAAAAGGCATATCTTTCTTGCTTTTCAAAGCATCTCTTTGATACTGTTACTTTTCACAAATTCTTTTGGAAAAGAATATTTAATCCAGCCAAGCATTGGGGAATATGCTGTATTAAGTGGGAATCAAAAACAAAAAACAATCAACGGTGAGGTATTTTTTAATCCTGCCCAAACTGAACAATCACGAATCCTCGCTTCTAATCGTGTACTTCTCCAAATGACATTGAAGGACTCGGCTTTTGAAACAGAGTTAACTCAAAATGAAATTAACGCAATAGAAGTAGAGATTAATGATGTCAACGAGTTAATTAACAGCCTTGATTTTGAGGGTCAGTTTAACAGTTTTTTATATGGAGTCGTAACTGTAGACGCCAAAGCATATTTCGATTTAACGTGGTCATTGGTATCAGGGGCACTTAGGGAACGTTATGGAGACAAACTAGTTGAAGGTTCCTGGAAAAAATTTTTTATGGATTCTGCAGAACAAGGGTGCAGAGCAGCGGTAGATATTGCTTTTGAATATTGCAATAAAAAATATGGATTTAACACATCGTTATTTGCAAAAATTATTCCTAGTGCTATTGGTGATTTTTTTGGTTATTTCACAGCCTCATATAATGGTATTTTGAGTACAGCAAAACTAATAAACGCCATTAAGGGGATTATTGAACTGCCAGCCGTGCAACGGGCCCAATACAAAAACTCACTAAGCTTTGATTTTATATACGATTACGTTACATATTATCATGGCGACATACATAAAATGAAAAATGAAATAATATCGAAGATTGATAGTGATAGCAATATCAAGATAGAGACCTTCTGGAGTGTTTGGTATTACTATATGCTAAACAGGGCAACACTCAGAGGATCCCAGATATTTGAAACTGATATCGCTCCAGCACCAGGAGTAACACCAAACCCTATTCGATTACAGGTTGTGGCAGAAGCAGCCAGATTATCTTTAGATTATATAGAAAAATACGGTAATGGAGGGATATTTCGAGTAAAAGCAAAACAAGATATCGTCACTACAGGGACGGGCGCGGTGTTAAAGAGGTATCTAACAAAACCAGTTGTTGATCTTGATAGAAAGCTTTATTTTATGCCCATTAATCCCGTTGTCAAAACCGGTCCCTCAATGAATATAGGATGGGGCAGGTTAATGGGGGATTACTATGACATTTCCGATTTAAATATCTTAATATATTATAAACCATCTTATTTTCTACTAGATTACATTACAGAGTATAATAAGAATCTTTACTACAAAAAAATAGACGAAACTGACGAGAAAGTTTATATTAGAGAAATAAAAGGCTTAACCATACATGCAAAAATAAGTAATAGCAGTGAAGTTTTAGAAAATAGAGAGTTGAGCATTAAAAATTTTTACTTACCAGGCTTCCTGGAAGATATCGATGAAAATTATTGGGCAAAAGATTATATTTTTTCTTTATATCAAAAAGACATAATCAATGGGTATAAAGATGGGACATTCAAGCCAAAAGAAAAAATATCTAATGGTGAAATCATAAAAATGGCAACAAGAGCAATTTTATACGAAAAGTATAAGAATACAATAAATAAATATAAAGATATAAACGGCATTTCATTTTCTAAATATGTAAATTTTCTAGAAAAGGATTTATCCATAAACACTTCACTTCTTGATGGTACTAATATCTTTAGCTTGCTTAAGAATTCTGAAACATTAGAGTCTGCAGCAGAAGCCCTTAAAAGAAAGGCAACAAGAGGATATGTTGCAAAAATAGCAAGAAATTTAGTTTCATATAGAGATTTAAAACCGGAAAAATTAGTGTCATGTGGAATTAAAGATACTAAAGGATGGGACGAATGCTCTACACCTTTACGTGATGAATGTATTGTACATGGAGATAATAACAAAGATTACAATCCTGAAGATCCAATAACGCGCGATGAGGTTTCAAAAATTATTTACAGAGCAATGAAGTATTCACTAGAAAATACCCAGTGGTGCGATGAGGACTCCGTATCTACTGCACAGTAA